From the genome of Acidimicrobiales bacterium, one region includes:
- a CDS encoding PspC domain-containing protein, with amino-acid sequence MANVSVNDYKLMRARDGRMLGGVAAGLARASGLDVTLVRLCVGAMVLSGFGVAAYILMWVILPEESPKRGRLIEPAPEPTARIIRIALVVLAVLSLFNKVGGFWGFANPHPHPFGFDGGLGFILLGIGIAVLFTRHRPDRNLWDARPPNPRPATPSATPAGDDDLPPTFTGPFSEAMGSVHGAVSDAFREFRTTVTESRPRRSGEPPAPTYTTTYDHDDTEDRFDEFGNYNPYAGEEEAATRPVATATVSGDVRHSGGAALGWARVLGWLLLIWWSIGAVAVVALWLVGAVSVRAPVVLGVAAWIVFIGVLNTLLHARFARAIIPALALLAIPVGIAVASLTINGAIGYQEVRPTAVHGSVTERVAAGYMKLDLTKTSFESSSSTVNARVGAGYLQVTVPNNAAVVVHATTKSGGGFDVFGHPSNGFSPDYAGSFNGCDSGSKLILNLKAGAGFVQVQRANGHTARTC; translated from the coding sequence ATGGCAAATGTGTCCGTGAACGACTACAAGCTGATGCGGGCCCGCGACGGGCGCATGCTCGGCGGCGTGGCCGCGGGTCTCGCCCGCGCCTCGGGTCTCGACGTCACCCTCGTGCGCCTCTGCGTCGGCGCCATGGTGCTGTCGGGCTTCGGCGTGGCGGCGTACATCCTGATGTGGGTCATCCTCCCCGAGGAGTCGCCCAAACGGGGCCGCCTCATCGAGCCGGCACCCGAGCCCACGGCGCGCATCATCCGCATCGCCCTCGTGGTCCTCGCCGTCTTGTCGCTGTTCAACAAAGTCGGCGGCTTCTGGGGCTTCGCCAATCCGCATCCGCACCCCTTCGGCTTCGACGGCGGACTCGGCTTCATCCTCCTCGGCATCGGCATCGCCGTCCTGTTCACTCGTCACCGGCCGGACCGCAACCTGTGGGACGCCAGGCCCCCCAACCCGCGTCCTGCAACCCCCAGCGCGACGCCGGCCGGTGACGACGATCTGCCGCCCACGTTCACCGGCCCGTTCAGCGAAGCGATGGGTTCGGTTCACGGAGCCGTGTCCGACGCCTTCCGCGAGTTCCGCACCACGGTCACCGAGTCGCGGCCGCGCCGCAGCGGTGAGCCGCCGGCGCCGACCTACACGACGACTTACGACCACGACGACACCGAAGACCGCTTCGACGAATTCGGCAACTACAACCCCTACGCCGGCGAAGAAGAGGCGGCGACGCGCCCGGTCGCAACGGCGACGGTGAGCGGCGACGTGCGCCACTCCGGCGGCGCCGCCCTCGGTTGGGCGCGTGTGCTCGGCTGGCTTCTGCTCATCTGGTGGTCCATCGGCGCTGTCGCCGTGGTGGCGCTGTGGCTGGTCGGCGCCGTCAGCGTGCGGGCCCCCGTCGTGCTCGGCGTGGCGGCGTGGATCGTGTTCATCGGCGTGCTGAACACGCTGCTGCACGCCCGCTTCGCCCGGGCCATCATCCCCGCACTGGCGCTGCTCGCCATCCCCGTCGGCATCGCCGTTGCGTCGCTGACGATCAACGGCGCCATCGGTTACCAAGAGGTGCGGCCGACCGCGGTGCACGGATCCGTGACCGAACGCGTCGCCGCGGGCTACATGAAACTCGACCTCACCAAGACGAGCTTCGAGTCGTCATCGTCGACCGTCAACGCTCGCGTCGGTGCCGGCTACCTCCAGGTCACGGTGCCCAACAACGCTGCGGTCGTAGTGCACGCCACGACCAAATCCGGTGGTGGCTTCGACGTCTTCGGCCACCCGAGCAACGGTTTCAGCCCCGACTACGCCGGAAGCTTCAACGGCTGCGACAGCGGTTCGAAGCTCATACTGAACCTCAAGGCCGGGGCCGGCTTCGTGCAGGTGCAGCGGGCCAACGGCCACACCGCCCGGACGTGTTAG
- a CDS encoding methyltransferase domain-containing protein, which produces MADAFPAGFFDRVDPSADARFYAEPRLVTHIDDGAIAAVGALYDELGLGGTDVLDVMSSWISHFRPHAAPRRLTVLGMNAAELSANAMADEVVVHDLNADPRLPFVDASFDHATCCVSVDYLTQPVAVFRDVARVLRRDGLFVVMFSNRLFPTKAIRGWLANDSEGHCEIVRRYFELSGAFTPATVELRTALADRGDPLYAVYARVRSPE; this is translated from the coding sequence GTGGCCGACGCGTTCCCCGCCGGGTTCTTCGACCGCGTCGACCCGTCCGCCGACGCCCGGTTCTACGCCGAGCCGCGCTTGGTCACCCACATCGACGACGGTGCGATCGCCGCGGTCGGCGCGCTCTACGACGAACTCGGCCTCGGCGGCACCGACGTGCTCGACGTGATGAGTTCGTGGATCTCGCACTTCCGTCCGCACGCCGCGCCGCGGCGGCTCACCGTGCTCGGCATGAACGCCGCCGAACTGTCGGCCAACGCGATGGCGGACGAGGTGGTCGTGCACGACCTCAACGCCGACCCGCGGTTGCCCTTCGTCGACGCGTCGTTCGACCACGCCACTTGCTGCGTGTCTGTCGACTACCTCACGCAGCCCGTGGCCGTGTTCCGCGACGTGGCCCGCGTGCTGCGCCGCGACGGGTTGTTCGTGGTCATGTTCTCCAACCGGTTGTTCCCGACCAAGGCGATTCGGGGGTGGCTGGCCAACGACAGCGAGGGGCACTGCGAGATCGTGCGGCGCTACTTCGAGTTGTCGGGCGCGTTCACGCCGGCAACCGTGGAACTCCGCACGGCGCTGGCCGATCGGGGAGACCCGCTGTATGCCGTCTACGCGCGGGTACGGTCCCCCGAGTGA
- a CDS encoding PspC domain-containing protein — MPTPPLRLSITRRPRSRMVAGVCSGIAAAFGVEAGVVRLAAVLLALCGGLGAVLYGVLWLSLRPSNQPVRPPRRGAAIDSVAILCAVAGVGLMARASGYWVGDRIALPTLVVAGAAALFGGRDESARGARTRGWPLRVALGLTLLAAGAAVSAAVAAGGWTTVSQSALGALAIVAGVAFLGWPWIGRLTADLKFEQRERIRSQERADVAAHLHDGVLQTLALIQRRADDPKEVRAMARRQERELREWLFEDPNKRQIDSVGTLLRRELAAVEDDHQVRVEVVSSGDAPLDDAGRALVAAGREAVVNAARHAKVDKIDVYMQADPDAVELFVRDRGVGFDPSTVDGDRHGVAESIKGRVERAGGTATVRTAPGEGTEIELRVPRPKTNGAVAQ, encoded by the coding sequence GTGCCGACGCCCCCGCTGCGCCTGTCGATCACCCGGCGACCGCGCTCGCGCATGGTCGCCGGCGTGTGCTCGGGCATCGCCGCCGCCTTCGGCGTCGAAGCGGGCGTCGTGCGACTCGCTGCCGTGCTGCTGGCGCTCTGCGGCGGACTCGGCGCGGTCCTCTACGGCGTGCTGTGGTTGTCCCTCCGCCCGTCGAATCAGCCGGTCAGGCCGCCGCGGCGCGGCGCGGCTATCGACTCCGTCGCCATTCTCTGCGCGGTGGCGGGCGTCGGCCTGATGGCGCGGGCCAGCGGCTACTGGGTGGGCGACCGCATCGCGCTGCCGACCCTCGTCGTCGCAGGCGCGGCCGCGTTGTTCGGCGGGCGCGACGAGTCGGCGCGCGGGGCGCGCACGCGCGGTTGGCCGCTGCGCGTCGCGCTCGGTCTGACGCTGCTGGCAGCCGGCGCGGCGGTGAGCGCGGCGGTGGCCGCCGGCGGGTGGACGACGGTGAGCCAGAGCGCGCTCGGTGCCCTGGCCATCGTGGCCGGCGTGGCCTTCCTCGGCTGGCCGTGGATCGGGCGCTTGACGGCCGACCTCAAGTTCGAACAACGCGAGCGCATTCGCAGCCAGGAGCGCGCCGACGTCGCCGCGCACCTCCATGACGGCGTCCTCCAGACCTTGGCGCTCATCCAGCGCCGCGCCGACGATCCCAAGGAAGTGCGCGCTATGGCGCGGCGTCAGGAGCGGGAGCTGCGTGAGTGGCTGTTCGAAGACCCGAACAAGCGCCAGATCGACTCCGTTGGCACTCTGCTGCGCCGCGAACTGGCAGCGGTCGAAGACGACCATCAGGTGCGCGTCGAGGTCGTATCGTCGGGCGACGCACCGCTCGACGACGCCGGGCGCGCGCTGGTGGCCGCGGGGCGCGAAGCCGTGGTGAACGCGGCGCGCCACGCCAAGGTCGACAAGATCGACGTGTACATGCAGGCCGACCCCGACGCCGTCGAGTTGTTCGTGCGTGATCGCGGGGTCGGTTTCGACCCGTCGACGGTCGACGGGGATCGCCACGGGGTCGCCGAGTCGATCAAGGGACGCGTGGAGCGCGCCGGAGGCACGGCCACGGTGCGTACCGCACCCGGCGAGGGCACCGAGATCGAACTGCGGGTGCCGCGTCCCAAGACCAACGGCGCAGTGGCGCAATGA
- a CDS encoding ATP-binding cassette domain-containing protein — protein MPEIALAGDADASIRSRDAVVVDVHGVTAYAPNGTRLLDDVSFRAARGEVLTVVGPTGAGKTSLARAITGSLAAQSGDVRLSGSVAFVPQVDAFHAGLTLRQALDFAAGLRIADASADARADRVDAVLDELGLATHARTKIGDLSGGQRKRASIAAQLLGDPDVLVLDEPTAGLDPGYEKVVLDTLRALARSGRTIIAVTHSVDALHSADRVLYLAGGGVAFFGTPKEATRYFGKADAADVFLALESAPDLWQQKFRNHRNAKLHASAATIDDTAPRAAVGAVSQFALLVRRQVDVLRADSRHLVLLALQAPLVGALLWAVLPGNGLVPNADGSYSSKAGVVLLFIVLSATWLGVSNSIREVVRERKILQWEAGSGLSARAYVASKFVTLSVIAALQCGLVGFLATGRQHPNHRIELVLLTAVAGVVATALGLSLSAWSKSTERAGALLPVTLVAQLVLAGEWAARAHVPLLHQARWLVSTRWALEAMAATLNGPTSERTHAVVALCALSAFGVIVTVRAVSRTLHPDAGAAHDFRVPRLRLGFAAVPATGIAVALSLTSAGAGVLALGHLHHGTTTPTPRSTPLAAAPLTTDVTTPAVATPVTTPPVTAPAVTTPPVITPRVVATPAPQETPTTEAPVASDAQIVTPETPTTTPTVLPQPPTVTPTNATPTPSPMSNFFKLFTFFTPKVGK, from the coding sequence ATGCCGGAAATTGCCCTCGCGGGTGACGCTGACGCGTCTATTCGCTCACGTGACGCCGTCGTGGTCGACGTGCACGGCGTCACCGCCTACGCCCCCAATGGCACTCGCCTCCTCGACGACGTGAGCTTCCGCGCCGCCCGCGGCGAGGTGCTCACCGTCGTCGGACCCACGGGTGCCGGTAAGACTTCACTGGCCCGCGCCATCACCGGGTCGCTCGCCGCCCAGAGCGGCGACGTGCGTCTGAGCGGGAGTGTCGCTTTCGTGCCTCAAGTCGACGCCTTCCACGCGGGGCTCACGCTGCGCCAAGCGCTCGACTTCGCCGCCGGCTTGCGCATCGCCGACGCGTCGGCCGACGCGCGCGCCGATCGCGTCGACGCCGTCCTCGACGAACTCGGATTGGCGACGCACGCGCGCACCAAGATCGGCGATCTTTCCGGCGGTCAGCGCAAACGGGCGAGCATCGCCGCGCAGCTCCTCGGTGACCCCGACGTGCTCGTGCTCGACGAACCCACCGCCGGCCTCGATCCCGGCTACGAGAAGGTCGTACTCGACACCCTGCGCGCCTTGGCCCGCAGCGGCCGCACGATCATCGCCGTTACCCACAGCGTCGACGCACTGCACTCGGCCGATCGCGTGCTCTACCTCGCCGGCGGCGGCGTGGCGTTCTTCGGCACGCCCAAAGAGGCGACGCGGTACTTCGGCAAGGCCGACGCCGCCGACGTGTTCCTCGCCCTCGAGTCCGCACCCGACCTGTGGCAGCAGAAGTTTCGCAACCACCGCAACGCCAAGTTGCACGCGAGCGCGGCGACCATCGACGACACCGCGCCGCGGGCCGCGGTAGGTGCGGTGTCACAGTTCGCGCTGCTGGTGCGTCGTCAGGTCGACGTGCTGCGCGCCGATAGCCGCCACCTCGTCCTGCTCGCCCTCCAAGCGCCCCTCGTCGGCGCGCTGCTGTGGGCGGTACTGCCGGGCAACGGCCTCGTGCCCAACGCCGACGGCTCGTACAGCTCGAAGGCCGGCGTGGTCCTGCTGTTCATCGTGCTCAGCGCCACGTGGCTCGGCGTGTCGAACTCGATCCGCGAGGTCGTGCGCGAGCGCAAGATCCTCCAGTGGGAAGCGGGTAGCGGCCTGTCCGCCCGCGCTTACGTGGCCTCGAAGTTCGTGACGCTGAGCGTCATCGCCGCGCTCCAGTGCGGGCTCGTCGGCTTCCTGGCGACGGGCCGTCAGCATCCCAACCATCGCATCGAACTCGTGCTGCTCACCGCGGTGGCCGGTGTCGTCGCCACGGCCCTCGGCCTGTCGCTGTCGGCGTGGTCGAAGTCGACCGAACGCGCCGGCGCATTGCTGCCTGTCACCCTCGTGGCTCAACTCGTGCTCGCGGGCGAGTGGGCCGCGCGTGCCCACGTGCCGCTGTTGCACCAGGCGCGCTGGCTCGTCAGCACCCGATGGGCGCTCGAGGCGATGGCCGCCACGCTCAACGGTCCGACCTCGGAGCGCACCCACGCCGTCGTCGCCCTCTGCGCGCTGAGCGCCTTCGGGGTGATCGTCACGGTGCGCGCCGTCTCCCGCACGCTGCACCCCGACGCCGGTGCCGCGCATGACTTTCGCGTTCCCCGGCTCCGTCTCGGTTTCGCCGCCGTGCCCGCGACCGGCATCGCGGTCGCGCTGAGCCTTACGTCCGCCGGCGCCGGCGTGCTCGCCCTTGGTCATCTGCACCACGGCACCACGACGCCCACGCCCCGCAGCACGCCGCTCGCGGCCGCGCCGCTCACGACCGACGTCACGACTCCCGCCGTCGCAACACCGGTCACCACGCCGCCGGTCACCGCACCCGCCGTCACGACTCCGCCGGTCATCACACCGCGTGTCGTCGCGACGCCCGCGCCGCAGGAGACACCGACCACCGAGGCGCCCGTCGCCTCGGACGCGCAGATCGTGACGCCCGAGACGCCGACGACGACACCGACGGTCCTGCCGCAGCCGCCGACGGTCACGCCGACGAACGCCACGCCGACGCCGTCGCCGATGAGCAACTTCTTCAAGCTGTTCACGTTCTTCACGCCGAAGGTCGGCAAGTGA
- a CDS encoding response regulator transcription factor, with product MEDDDSLRESVAAALGACGFDVQAESDGSAAESVVAAFGPDAVILDILLPGANGFEVASRIRNVSTVPVMFLSALDGVDDRLRGFDTGADDYLVKPFAMAELLARLRAILRRNERFASAVIRAGDVTIDEAARVATRRDNAIDLTPTEFGLLCVFARAPGRVFSKQELLSLVWRYDEYDPNLVEVYISTLRRKLERCGSRLIHTVRGEGYVLQV from the coding sequence GTGGAGGACGACGACAGCCTGCGGGAGAGCGTCGCCGCCGCACTCGGCGCCTGCGGCTTCGACGTACAGGCGGAAAGCGACGGCAGCGCGGCGGAATCGGTCGTGGCGGCGTTCGGGCCGGACGCGGTAATCCTCGACATCCTGCTGCCGGGCGCGAACGGTTTCGAGGTCGCGTCCCGCATTCGCAACGTCTCGACGGTGCCGGTGATGTTTCTCTCCGCGCTCGACGGCGTCGACGACCGCCTGCGGGGATTCGACACTGGGGCCGACGACTACCTCGTGAAGCCGTTCGCCATGGCCGAACTTCTCGCTCGGTTGCGGGCCATCCTGCGGCGGAACGAACGGTTCGCGTCGGCCGTTATCAGGGCCGGGGACGTCACCATCGACGAAGCGGCACGTGTCGCGACGCGCCGCGACAACGCGATCGACCTCACACCGACCGAGTTCGGTCTGCTGTGCGTGTTTGCGCGTGCACCCGGACGCGTCTTCTCGAAACAAGAACTGTTGTCGCTCGTCTGGCGCTACGACGAGTACGACCCCAATCTCGTCGAGGTCTACATCAGCACGCTCCGGCGCAAACTCGAGCGTTGTGGCTCCCGGTTGATCCACACGGTGCGCGGTGAGGGCTACGTGCTGCAGGTATGA
- a CDS encoding HAMP domain-containing sensor histidine kinase yields the protein MTSIRPRVTQWFHQLLLEPRPTRGRALAIGAVCSVVVAVIGVVDVSTGADLTLGAVYLLPVAVGVVLVGTGCGMVMVAETAVVGLAADLVRRHDTSVDVHIANGAMRAAMLMIVVALIAGFRSVLDRARTSDQRSQQFLAFAAHQLRTPIASVRAASDALVLEGVDPKAARLLQRIASDAARCGRLVTGLLRMARLDQGEVLPTMPTDVRALVADEVERTRALNPLISVDYEVGDAVPELVAISPEAAAEALQNVLDNARRFARTRIELVVDVADHTLTMTITDDGPGVAPAMRDRIFERFATLDDRGGSGLGLPIARGLAESQGGGLVLADDAFVLTMSIRPLDGPSSRGPRPARAGSSVNSTTTSR from the coding sequence ATGACGTCGATCCGCCCGCGCGTGACGCAGTGGTTCCACCAGTTGCTGCTGGAGCCGCGGCCAACGCGCGGTCGCGCGCTGGCGATCGGGGCCGTGTGCAGCGTGGTCGTGGCGGTCATCGGTGTCGTCGACGTCAGCACGGGCGCCGACCTCACGCTCGGCGCCGTGTACCTCCTGCCGGTGGCGGTCGGCGTCGTGCTCGTCGGCACGGGATGCGGCATGGTGATGGTGGCCGAGACGGCGGTCGTCGGGCTTGCGGCCGACCTCGTGCGTCGCCACGACACGAGCGTCGACGTGCACATCGCCAACGGGGCCATGCGCGCCGCCATGCTGATGATCGTCGTCGCTCTCATCGCCGGGTTTCGTTCGGTGCTCGACCGCGCCCGCACGTCAGATCAGCGCAGCCAGCAGTTCCTCGCGTTTGCGGCGCATCAGCTGCGCACGCCAATCGCGAGCGTGCGCGCCGCCAGCGATGCGCTCGTACTCGAGGGCGTCGACCCGAAGGCGGCTCGACTGTTGCAACGGATCGCGTCAGATGCAGCCCGCTGTGGCCGCCTCGTCACCGGCCTGTTGCGGATGGCCCGCCTGGATCAAGGCGAAGTCCTGCCGACGATGCCGACCGATGTGCGCGCCCTCGTCGCCGACGAAGTCGAGCGTACGCGCGCCCTCAACCCGTTGATCTCCGTGGACTACGAGGTGGGCGACGCCGTCCCGGAGCTCGTGGCGATCAGTCCTGAAGCAGCAGCCGAAGCGCTGCAAAACGTGCTCGACAACGCCCGCCGCTTCGCCCGCACCCGTATCGAACTGGTCGTGGACGTCGCCGATCACACGCTCACGATGACGATCACCGACGACGGGCCCGGTGTTGCTCCCGCGATGCGCGATCGCATCTTCGAGCGGTTCGCCACCCTCGACGACCGCGGGGGCTCAGGTCTCGGTCTTCCAATCGCCCGCGGCCTCGCCGAGAGCCAGGGTGGTGGTCTCGTGCTCGCCGACGACGCGTTCGTCCTCACCATGTCGATCCGTCCGCTCGATGGTCCGAGCAGCAGAGGACCCCGCCCGGCGCGGGCGGGGTCCTCCGTGAACTCGACGACGACGAGCCGTTAG
- a CDS encoding alpha/beta fold hydrolase gives MDLGPRAWGKALSRLGATAQNALEVARFGGLDTGEEPSPYDVVVTRPVYRLRRYFPERVGDGTRPALVLVPPLMLSTEVYDVAPATSAVAQLVDDGVDVWVVDFGAPEKEAGGLDRTLTDHVLAVSDAVDEVRQQTGHDTVHLAGYSQGGMFCYQAAAYRRTAGLASIITFGSPVDTSETSPIPLPEVQVINAVSGITERLLGRSGVPAWVTRTGFQMLDPAKAIRSRVDFLRQLHDRESLLEREGQRRFLEADGWVAYPAPAIAELLDQFVAHNRMLMGGFVIDGRLVTLADIDCPVLCFVGEVDEIAAPKAVRAIRRATPRAEIWEHTMRAGHFGLVVGSKAMDETWPTVASWVKWRDGLGEQPASIVTLRESDDAGSVDWLTRVGHAANLVTDVALAGARSTLDASVRSGDALRRAVGDAIDQLPRINRLESIRPQTRISLGLLLDEQARRAPDQVFFLYDGRGHTYGDAKRRVDNIVRGLISVGVRQGEHVGVLMGTRPSALAVVAALSRLGAVTVLMRVDGSPAREAELGHVSRIIADPESADVARAIGPPVLVLGGGGEPRELGFGLTDMERIDPDAIAEPAWYAPNPGRGRDLAFMLFAGEGEQTRVNRITNKRWALSAFGTASSAALSGADTVYCVTPISHPSGLLTSIGGAIAGGARLALTSSFEPETFWDEVRRYGITVVSYTWAMCRVLVDAPVDPFERDHPIRLFMGSGMPTGLWRRVLDRFDPAKIVEFYASTEGEAVLVNLGGQKVGAKGRPLPGSAPVRIAAWDVAAGKLVEREDGFARPCGRGEVGMLLVASREDRGGLLAAPVRGVFAKDDEWLITGDLFRRDRDGDYWIVDHVSGLIATPHGPVASYPIAEDLEALPAVDLAVAYAVQGSKGPVVVAAVAPRAGFAIRADELSDAVRDLAPTSRPAVVRVVAAIPLTTWYRPVSAPLRAAGVPANDCAYAWDAATQAYAPITDDRRADLGLDVPPSLF, from the coding sequence GTGGATCTCGGGCCCCGTGCGTGGGGCAAGGCGCTGAGTCGGTTGGGGGCCACCGCGCAGAACGCCCTCGAGGTGGCCCGCTTCGGCGGTTTGGACACCGGCGAGGAGCCCTCGCCCTACGACGTCGTGGTCACCCGTCCGGTCTATCGGCTGCGGCGCTACTTCCCCGAACGCGTGGGCGACGGGACCCGCCCAGCCCTTGTGCTGGTGCCGCCGCTGATGCTGTCGACGGAGGTGTACGACGTCGCCCCGGCCACCAGCGCCGTGGCGCAGCTCGTGGACGACGGCGTCGACGTGTGGGTCGTCGACTTCGGTGCGCCCGAGAAAGAGGCGGGCGGTCTCGACCGGACGCTGACCGATCACGTGCTGGCCGTGAGCGACGCGGTCGACGAGGTGCGCCAGCAAACCGGACACGACACGGTGCATCTCGCCGGCTACTCGCAGGGCGGCATGTTCTGTTACCAAGCGGCGGCCTACCGCCGCACTGCCGGTCTCGCCAGCATCATCACGTTCGGCAGCCCGGTCGACACCAGCGAGACGTCACCGATTCCCTTGCCCGAGGTGCAGGTGATCAACGCGGTATCGGGGATCACCGAGCGCCTGCTCGGCCGCAGCGGCGTGCCGGCGTGGGTGACGCGCACCGGTTTCCAGATGCTCGACCCGGCGAAAGCGATCCGCTCCCGCGTCGACTTCCTCCGGCAACTACACGACCGCGAGTCGTTGCTCGAACGCGAAGGCCAGCGGCGCTTCCTCGAAGCCGACGGCTGGGTGGCGTATCCAGCCCCGGCGATCGCCGAGTTGCTCGACCAGTTCGTGGCCCACAACCGCATGCTCATGGGCGGCTTCGTGATCGACGGGCGCCTCGTCACCCTCGCCGACATCGACTGCCCGGTGCTGTGCTTCGTCGGCGAGGTCGACGAGATCGCCGCTCCCAAGGCGGTGCGCGCCATCCGCCGGGCGACGCCGCGCGCCGAGATCTGGGAGCACACGATGCGCGCCGGTCACTTCGGCCTCGTCGTGGGGTCCAAGGCGATGGACGAGACGTGGCCGACCGTCGCGTCGTGGGTGAAGTGGCGCGACGGCCTCGGCGAGCAACCGGCGTCGATCGTGACGCTGCGCGAGTCCGACGACGCCGGCAGTGTCGACTGGCTCACCCGTGTCGGCCACGCCGCCAACCTCGTCACCGACGTCGCTCTCGCCGGCGCGCGCTCGACCCTCGACGCGTCGGTGCGCAGCGGCGACGCGCTGCGCCGCGCCGTGGGCGACGCCATCGACCAGTTGCCCCGCATCAACCGCCTCGAGTCGATCCGTCCCCAGACGCGCATCTCGCTCGGCCTGCTCCTCGACGAGCAGGCGCGGCGCGCGCCCGACCAGGTGTTCTTTCTCTACGACGGCCGCGGCCATACCTACGGCGACGCCAAGCGGCGCGTCGACAACATCGTGCGCGGTCTGATCTCGGTGGGCGTGCGCCAGGGCGAACACGTCGGCGTGCTCATGGGGACGCGTCCGAGCGCGCTGGCGGTCGTCGCCGCCTTGAGCCGGCTCGGCGCGGTGACGGTGTTGATGCGCGTCGACGGTTCACCGGCGCGCGAGGCCGAACTCGGCCACGTGTCGCGCATCATTGCCGACCCCGAGTCAGCCGACGTGGCGAGGGCCATCGGGCCGCCGGTCCTCGTGCTCGGTGGCGGCGGCGAGCCGCGTGAACTCGGCTTCGGACTCACCGACATGGAGCGCATCGATCCCGACGCCATCGCCGAGCCGGCGTGGTACGCGCCCAACCCGGGGCGCGGGCGCGATCTCGCGTTCATGCTCTTCGCCGGTGAAGGCGAACAGACGCGCGTCAACCGCATCACCAACAAGCGCTGGGCGCTCTCGGCGTTCGGCACCGCGTCGTCCGCCGCGCTCTCGGGCGCCGACACCGTCTACTGCGTCACGCCGATCAGCCATCCTTCGGGCCTGCTGACGTCGATCGGCGGCGCCATCGCCGGTGGGGCGCGCCTGGCGCTCACGTCGAGCTTCGAGCCCGAGACGTTCTGGGACGAGGTGCGCCGCTACGGCATCACGGTGGTGTCCTACACGTGGGCGATGTGCCGCGTGCTCGTCGACGCGCCCGTCGACCCCTTCGAGCGCGACCACCCGATCCGCCTGTTCATGGGCTCGGGCATGCCGACGGGCTTGTGGCGCCGCGTCCTCGACCGCTTCGACCCGGCGAAGATCGTCGAGTTCTACGCGTCGACCGAAGGCGAGGCGGTCCTCGTCAACCTGGGTGGGCAGAAGGTCGGCGCCAAGGGCCGACCGCTGCCGGGCAGCGCGCCGGTGCGCATCGCGGCGTGGGACGTCGCGGCGGGCAAGCTGGTCGAGCGCGAGGACGGGTTCGCCCGCCCGTGCGGGCGCGGCGAGGTCGGCATGCTGCTGGTGGCGTCGCGCGAGGACCGCGGCGGGCTGCTGGCGGCGCCGGTGCGCGGCGTGTTCGCCAAAGACGACGAATGGCTCATCACCGGCGACCTGTTCCGGCGCGATCGCGACGGCGACTACTGGATCGTCGACCACGTCAGCGGCCTGATCGCCACGCCCCACGGGCCGGTGGCGTCGTACCCGATCGCCGAAGACCTCGAGGCGCTGCCGGCGGTCGACCTCGCCGTCGCCTACGCGGTGCAGGGGTCGAAGGGGCCCGTCGTCGTCGCTGCGGTTGCGCCCCGAGCCGGCTTCGCGATCCGCGCCGACGAGTTGTCCGACGCGGTGCGCGATCTCGCACCGACGAGTCGGCCGGCGGTGGTGCGCGTCGTCGCCGCCATCCCGCTCACGACGTGGTACCGGCCGGTGTCGGCACCGCTGCGGGCCGCGGGTGTGCCGGCCAACGACTGCGCCTACGCGTGGGACGCCGCGACCCAGGCGTACGCGCCCATCACCGACGACCGGCGCGCCGACCTCGGCCTCGACGTCCCACCCTCGCTGTTCTGA
- a CDS encoding response regulator transcription factor: MTARVFIVDDHPLVRSGVRTELGDAVSVVGEAGDVDEAVKGLLALDDDALDVVLLDVHMPGGGGVEILRRVAPKKPALRFLALSVSDAPEDVIAVIRAGARGYITKSATGAEIAEAIERIAAGDAAFSPRLAGFVLDAFSSGVPASVAEAPVDAELEQLTPREREVLQLIARGYAYKEVGRRLNVSVKTVETHVSSVLRKLQLSSRHELARWATDRRLI; encoded by the coding sequence ATGACGGCACGCGTGTTCATCGTCGACGACCACCCGCTCGTGCGTTCCGGCGTGCGCACCGAGCTGGGCGACGCCGTGTCGGTGGTGGGCGAAGCGGGCGACGTCGACGAAGCGGTCAAGGGATTGCTGGCGCTCGACGACGACGCCCTCGACGTCGTGCTGCTCGACGTGCACATGCCCGGCGGCGGTGGCGTCGAGATCCTGCGTCGCGTCGCGCCGAAGAAGCCGGCGCTGCGCTTTCTCGCGCTGTCGGTGTCCGACGCGCCTGAGGACGTGATCGCCGTCATCCGCGCCGGTGCGCGGGGCTACATCACCAAGTCGGCCACGGGCGCCGAGATCGCCGAAGCGATCGAGCGCATCGCTGCGGGCGACGCCGCGTTCTCACCGCGCTTGGCCGGCTTCGTGCTCGACGCGTTTTCGTCAGGAGTGCCGGCTTCGGTGGCCGAAGCACCGGTCGACGCCGAGCTGGAACAGCTCACGCCGCGCGAACGCGAGGTGCTGCAACTCATCGCCCGTGGCTACGCGTACAAGGAAGTCGGGCGGCGGTTGAACGTTTCGGTGAAGACGGTCGAGACCCACGTCAGTTCGGTGCTGCGCAAGCTGCAGCTCAGCAGTCGCCACGAGCTGGCGCGCTGGGCGACGGACCGCCGGCTGATCTAA